In Aegilops tauschii subsp. strangulata cultivar AL8/78 chromosome 3, Aet v6.0, whole genome shotgun sequence, one genomic interval encodes:
- the LOC109781393 gene encoding probable NAD kinase 1 isoform X2, translating to MATDAALSQPDRATVTLGEPAHEEAVQQLVQQPDSRLRSLNPGPIPIPAAPSSRSLLEKVSDQTVNLDLTASHQSENGSISTVSSTVSSVESEKAAYEFLAQTPIKSTDKHLVEFSEAMRTVAKALRQVAEGKAAAQAEAAEWKRKYELETAQKQQTRIKDCGTCTDDNLGKMTSQLSLEAPASDQTGCCGNHGICSHEVLQDEVPGPNPRPSLSMVGRKASFRLSWGCNGNKNGQHKHDFVSFEKGDITTAERSSKQILLKWESRPQTVLFITKPNSNSVRVLCAEMVRWLKEHKNINVFVEPWVSKELLTDDSNNTVQTWDNDDDKKMLHKKVDLIVTLGGDGTVLWAASLFKGPVPPVVAFAMGSLGFMTPFPSEQYRDCLDNVLKGPFSITLRNRLQCHVIRDAAKDEIVTEEPILVLNEVTIDRGISSYLTYLECYCDSSFVTCVQGDGLIISTTSGSTAYSLAAGGSMVHPQLCNQAVSFSNTPGS from the exons ATGGCCACGGACGCGGCGCTGAGCCAGCCGGATCGCGCCACCGTGACGCTCGGCGAGCCCGCCCACGAG GAGGCGGTCCAGCAGCTGGTGCAGCAGCCGGACTCGAGGCTCCGGAGCCTCAACCCGGGGCCGATACCCATCCCGGCGGCGCCCAGCTCCAGATCGCTGCTGGAGAAG GTTTCCGATCAAACCGTAAATCTGGATCTCACAGCCTCGCATCAAAGTGAGAATGGCTCCATCTCTACAGTTAGCTCTACAGTTAGTTCAGTGGAATCAGAGAAAGCAGCTTATGAATTCCTTGCTCAAACTCCTATCAAGTCAACTGATAAACACCTTGTGGAGTTTTCAGAGGCTATGAGAA CTGTTGCAAAAGCACTGCGACAAGTTGCTGAAGGGAAGGCTGCTGCTCAAGCGGAGGCGGCAGAGTGGAAACGGAAATATGAGTTAGAGACGGCGCAAAAGCAACAAACCAGAATCAAAG ACTGTGGCACTTGTACCGATGATAACCTAGGGAAAATGACCAGCCAACTATCACTTGAGGCACCTGCATCTGACCAAACAGGATGTTGTGGAAACCATGGGATATGTTCACATGAGGTTCTCCAGGACGAAGTTCCTGGACCTAACCCAAGACCTAGTCTCAGTATGGTGGGAAGAAAGGCATCATTTAGACTTTCATGGGGATGCAACGGGAACAAAAACGGCCAGCACAAGCATGACTTTGTTTCCTTTGAAAAAGGAGACATTACAACCGCAGAGCGCAGCAGTAAACAG ATCTTGCTGAAGTGGGAATCCCGGCCACAAACAGTGCTTTTCATAACCAAACCTAACTCCAACTCTGTTCGCGTTCTCTGTGCTGAAATGGTCAG ATGGCTTAAAGAGCACAAAAATATTAATGTCTTTGTGGAACCGTGGGTTAGCAAGGAACTTCTAACAGACGATTCTAACAACACAGTGCAAACATGGGATAATG ATGACGACAAAAAGATGTTGCACAAGAAGGTTGACCTCATTGTAACTCTTGGCGGTGATGGAACTGTTCTATGG GCGGCATCATTGTTCAAAGGACCAGTTCCTCCAGTTGTTGCGTTCGCCATGGGATCACTGGGTTTCATGACACCGTTTC CAAGCGAGCAATACCGTGATTGCTTGGACAACGTGCTGAAGGGACCTTTCAGCATAACACTGAGAAACCGTCTCCAGTGTCATGTAATCCGTGACGCAGCCAAGGACGAGATCGTGACCGAGGAGCCAATCCTGGTGCTAAACGAAGTTACAATTGACCGCGGAATATCATCCTACCTTACCTACCTGGAATGCTACTGCGACAGCTCATTCGTCACATGTGTACAAGGGGACGGACTCATCATATCAACCACATCAGGAAGCACAGCATATTCGTTAGCGGCTGGAGGGTCCATGGTTCATCCACAG TTGTGCAACCAGGCAGTTTCTTTTTCGAACACACCGGGCAGTTGA
- the LOC109781393 gene encoding probable NAD kinase 1 isoform X1: MATDAALSQPDRATVTLGEPAHEEAVQQLVQQPDSRLRSLNPGPIPIPAAPSSRSLLEKVSDQTVNLDLTASHQSENGSISTVSSTVSSVESEKAAYEFLAQTPIKSTDKHLVEFSEAMRTVAKALRQVAEGKAAAQAEAAEWKRKYELETAQKQQTRIKDCGTCTDDNLGKMTSQLSLEAPASDQTGCCGNHGICSHEVLQDEVPGPNPRPSLSMVGRKASFRLSWGCNGNKNGQHKHDFVSFEKGDITTAERSSKQILLKWESRPQTVLFITKPNSNSVRVLCAEMVRWLKEHKNINVFVEPWVSKELLTDDSNNTVQTWDNDDDKKMLHKKVDLIVTLGGDGTVLWAASLFKGPVPPVVAFAMGSLGFMTPFPSEQYRDCLDNVLKGPFSITLRNRLQCHVIRDAAKDEIVTEEPILVLNEVTIDRGISSYLTYLECYCDSSFVTCVQGDGLIISTTSGSTAYSLAAGGSMVHPQVPGILFTPICPHSLSFRPLILPEYVTLRIQVPYNSRGHAWASFDGKDRKQLAPGDALICSISPWPVPTACLVDSTTDFLRSIHEGLHWNLRKTQTLDGPRD; encoded by the exons ATGGCCACGGACGCGGCGCTGAGCCAGCCGGATCGCGCCACCGTGACGCTCGGCGAGCCCGCCCACGAG GAGGCGGTCCAGCAGCTGGTGCAGCAGCCGGACTCGAGGCTCCGGAGCCTCAACCCGGGGCCGATACCCATCCCGGCGGCGCCCAGCTCCAGATCGCTGCTGGAGAAG GTTTCCGATCAAACCGTAAATCTGGATCTCACAGCCTCGCATCAAAGTGAGAATGGCTCCATCTCTACAGTTAGCTCTACAGTTAGTTCAGTGGAATCAGAGAAAGCAGCTTATGAATTCCTTGCTCAAACTCCTATCAAGTCAACTGATAAACACCTTGTGGAGTTTTCAGAGGCTATGAGAA CTGTTGCAAAAGCACTGCGACAAGTTGCTGAAGGGAAGGCTGCTGCTCAAGCGGAGGCGGCAGAGTGGAAACGGAAATATGAGTTAGAGACGGCGCAAAAGCAACAAACCAGAATCAAAG ACTGTGGCACTTGTACCGATGATAACCTAGGGAAAATGACCAGCCAACTATCACTTGAGGCACCTGCATCTGACCAAACAGGATGTTGTGGAAACCATGGGATATGTTCACATGAGGTTCTCCAGGACGAAGTTCCTGGACCTAACCCAAGACCTAGTCTCAGTATGGTGGGAAGAAAGGCATCATTTAGACTTTCATGGGGATGCAACGGGAACAAAAACGGCCAGCACAAGCATGACTTTGTTTCCTTTGAAAAAGGAGACATTACAACCGCAGAGCGCAGCAGTAAACAG ATCTTGCTGAAGTGGGAATCCCGGCCACAAACAGTGCTTTTCATAACCAAACCTAACTCCAACTCTGTTCGCGTTCTCTGTGCTGAAATGGTCAG ATGGCTTAAAGAGCACAAAAATATTAATGTCTTTGTGGAACCGTGGGTTAGCAAGGAACTTCTAACAGACGATTCTAACAACACAGTGCAAACATGGGATAATG ATGACGACAAAAAGATGTTGCACAAGAAGGTTGACCTCATTGTAACTCTTGGCGGTGATGGAACTGTTCTATGG GCGGCATCATTGTTCAAAGGACCAGTTCCTCCAGTTGTTGCGTTCGCCATGGGATCACTGGGTTTCATGACACCGTTTC CAAGCGAGCAATACCGTGATTGCTTGGACAACGTGCTGAAGGGACCTTTCAGCATAACACTGAGAAACCGTCTCCAGTGTCATGTAATCCGTGACGCAGCCAAGGACGAGATCGTGACCGAGGAGCCAATCCTGGTGCTAAACGAAGTTACAATTGACCGCGGAATATCATCCTACCTTACCTACCTGGAATGCTACTGCGACAGCTCATTCGTCACATGTGTACAAGGGGACGGACTCATCATATCAACCACATCAGGAAGCACAGCATATTCGTTAGCGGCTGGAGGGTCCATGGTTCATCCACAG GTCCCCGGCATCCTGTTCACGCCGATCTGCCCCCACTCGCTGTCGTTCAGGCCGCTGATCCTGCCGGAGTACGTGACGCTGCGCATCCAAGTGCCCTACAACAGCCGGGGCCACGCGTGGGCGTCCTTCGACGGCAAGGACCGCAAGCAGCTGGCCCCCGGCGACGCGCTCATCTGCAGCATCTCCCCCTGGCCGGTGCCGACCGCGTGCCTCGTCGACTCCACCACCGACTTCCTCCGCAGCATCCACGAGGGCCTCCACTGGAACCTCCGGAAGACGCAGACGCTCGACGGCCCGCGCGACTGA